From Pedobacter cryoconitis, one genomic window encodes:
- a CDS encoding efflux RND transporter periplasmic adaptor subunit, translated as MDIKYIKLGILILGSVTLASCGGKPAPQQGPPPATPVTTYTVDEQPVTTVDTYPGVVVALNEVELRAQVGGYITAIYVKDGQRVTKGQKLYEIDRTKYQAAYNSAQANVAVAKANRDKAKKDADRYTKLAQQEAIAKQRVDYALTDLANAESQIAAAKANLASAANDLQRSIIVSPLNGTIGISQVKLGALASPGTTLLNTVSTNDPIAVDIPVNQGEIPRFIQLEKNTAAVKDSLFSIQLQDNSIYKRQGRIIAIDRAVDPQTGTIKVRISYPNEGGRLISGMNVNLQVLNKAAGNQLVIPYKAVTEQLGEFNVYVVGDSSKAAPRVIKVGTQVDQNIVVKSGLKKGEVIVVDGVQNVRPGAVVHAGTAAEANGQQPAAAAPKK; from the coding sequence ATGGACATTAAATACATAAAATTAGGCATCTTAATCCTTGGTTCAGTAACATTAGCATCTTGCGGTGGCAAACCTGCACCGCAGCAAGGACCTCCTCCGGCTACTCCGGTAACAACTTATACGGTCGATGAACAACCTGTAACTACTGTGGATACTTATCCTGGTGTAGTTGTGGCCCTGAACGAGGTTGAACTTCGTGCGCAGGTTGGTGGTTATATTACAGCGATCTATGTAAAAGATGGTCAGCGTGTAACTAAAGGACAAAAACTATATGAAATTGACCGTACTAAATATCAGGCGGCTTATAACTCAGCTCAGGCGAATGTAGCGGTGGCGAAAGCAAACCGTGATAAAGCGAAGAAAGATGCTGACCGTTATACTAAATTAGCACAGCAGGAAGCAATTGCTAAACAACGTGTGGATTATGCATTGACTGACTTAGCGAATGCTGAATCACAAATTGCTGCTGCTAAGGCAAACCTTGCTTCGGCTGCGAATGATTTACAACGTTCAATTATTGTTTCCCCATTAAATGGAACGATTGGTATTTCACAGGTAAAACTGGGCGCTTTAGCTTCTCCGGGTACTACACTATTAAATACGGTTTCTACAAATGATCCGATTGCAGTTGATATTCCTGTAAATCAGGGAGAGATCCCTCGTTTTATCCAGTTGGAGAAAAACACAGCTGCGGTTAAGGATTCTCTTTTCAGCATTCAGCTTCAGGATAACAGTATTTACAAACGTCAGGGCAGAATTATTGCGATTGACCGTGCAGTTGACCCTCAGACAGGTACCATCAAAGTAAGAATCAGCTATCCTAACGAAGGTGGCAGACTTATTTCTGGTATGAACGTGAATTTGCAGGTATTGAATAAAGCTGCTGGTAATCAATTAGTGATTCCTTATAAAGCTGTTACAGAGCAATTAGGTGAGTTCAACGTTTATGTGGTTGGTGACAGCAGTAAAGCAGCGCCAAGAGTAATTAAAGTTGGTACACAGGTAGATCAGAATATCGTAGTGAAAAGCGGTCTGAAAAAAGGTGAAGTTATTGTAGTGGATGGTGTTCAGAACGTAAGACCGGGTGCAGTAGTACACGCAGGAACAGCAGCAGAAGCAAACGGACAGCAACCGGCAGCGGCTGCACCAAAGAAATAG
- a CDS encoding efflux RND transporter permease subunit gives MISEVFIKRPVTAIVISILIVLIGAIVITTLPISQYPSIAPPTVTVTGTYTGADAQTVEQTVTTQIESQINGTPGMKYLSSNSTSDGRSAITVTFDVGTNIDIAALDVQNRVGIAQPGLPEAVQRLGITTKKANNDILMVIGLYSPNGTYDQKFISNYVNLYVKDALLRIKGVGDVQVFSQPFSMRVWLDAGKLARLGLTPAQVSAAIAEQNTRAPGGSVGGPPQQNSQTFEFSVVMDGDLNSEEQFRNIVVKTGQDGSPVYLKDVARVELGEFAYSTTAKVNGKVASLMAVNQTPGGNAVQTADGIDQTMAELKKSFPKDLDFKISYETVSIIKVSISEVIHTLVEALILVTIVVFFFLQSWRATLIPVLAIPVSIIGTFIFFTLLGFSINVLTMFGFVLAIGIVVDDAIVVVEAVQHYMDHEGLSAPDATRKAMKDITAPVIAIALILAAVFIPVGFIPGMVGQLYQQFAITIAVSVLISAFIALSLTPALCSLLLTPMNLTKDSRGLNKFFFKFNGWFARVTNRYSNGVKWALKKAPLVMIILACIYVGTVGLFIKKPSGFIPNEDAGIFIMGVTLPEGASAVRTNAFIKRITDSIQTNIPEVKNITSVSGINILNRSFKSNAGTFFVQLKNWDDRKKDVATVLGEVSKTFAGDKDGSVLAVTPPPIPGLGISGGFSMQIQEKQAGDIKKFEGVVGKFLAAANQRPEIGFAYTLFNARTPNYQLHVDRDKVKRMGVSIGAVYSTISAYLGSSYINDFTKYGRSFRVVSQADTNFRSSIENLNQIYVNNSVGTPVPLSAFVSYKMTENASIINHYNMFRSIEIGGAARPGRSSGDALQALREVAAQTLPQGYTYNFSGLSLEETEAGNSTTLIFGLIVVFVFLLLAALYESWSVPFSILLAVPLGLFGAILALIFLPKLDNNIYAQVGLITLIGLSAKNAILIVEFAKERVDWGMELIAATIEAVKLRLRPIIMTSLAFILGVIPLIISSGAGAVSRMTIGWTVAAGMLSATILALFIVPVLFVLITKLAYGKKKLAELEANYKPEEHADVLHAD, from the coding sequence ATGATATCAGAAGTATTTATAAAACGACCGGTCACGGCGATCGTCATTTCCATATTAATTGTACTGATAGGAGCGATTGTGATCACCACATTGCCGATCAGTCAGTATCCGAGTATTGCCCCGCCTACGGTTACCGTTACTGGTACGTATACAGGAGCTGATGCGCAAACGGTAGAACAAACGGTAACTACACAAATAGAGAGTCAGATTAACGGTACGCCGGGCATGAAGTATCTTTCTTCAAATAGTACATCAGATGGTCGTTCGGCGATTACTGTAACTTTTGATGTAGGTACGAATATCGACATTGCTGCACTTGATGTGCAGAACAGGGTAGGTATCGCACAGCCGGGTTTACCTGAAGCGGTTCAGCGTTTAGGTATTACGACTAAAAAAGCAAACAATGATATTTTAATGGTTATTGGTCTGTATTCTCCAAATGGAACGTATGACCAGAAATTCATTTCAAATTATGTCAACTTATATGTAAAGGATGCGTTATTGCGTATCAAAGGTGTGGGTGATGTGCAAGTGTTCAGTCAGCCGTTTAGTATGCGGGTTTGGTTGGATGCAGGTAAATTAGCGAGATTAGGTTTAACGCCAGCACAGGTTTCTGCTGCGATTGCAGAACAGAATACACGTGCTCCGGGGGGTAGTGTAGGTGGACCGCCTCAGCAGAATTCACAGACTTTTGAATTTTCAGTGGTCATGGATGGTGATTTAAACTCTGAAGAGCAGTTTAGAAATATCGTAGTTAAAACTGGTCAGGATGGCTCTCCTGTTTATCTGAAAGATGTAGCGCGTGTAGAGTTAGGTGAGTTTGCTTATTCTACAACTGCAAAGGTAAATGGTAAAGTAGCCTCTTTAATGGCTGTTAACCAGACTCCGGGTGGAAATGCGGTTCAAACTGCTGATGGTATTGATCAGACAATGGCCGAGTTAAAGAAATCTTTCCCTAAGGATTTAGATTTCAAGATCAGTTATGAAACGGTTTCTATTATTAAAGTATCAATCAGTGAGGTAATTCACACGCTGGTTGAAGCGCTTATCTTAGTAACAATTGTGGTATTCTTCTTCTTACAGAGTTGGAGAGCGACCTTGATTCCTGTATTGGCAATCCCGGTTTCTATTATTGGTACTTTCATCTTCTTTACATTATTAGGATTCTCGATCAACGTATTAACGATGTTTGGATTCGTCCTCGCCATCGGTATTGTGGTGGATGATGCGATTGTGGTGGTGGAAGCGGTGCAGCATTATATGGACCATGAAGGACTTTCTGCTCCTGATGCTACCCGTAAAGCGATGAAGGATATCACAGCTCCGGTAATTGCGATTGCATTGATTCTTGCGGCGGTATTTATACCGGTAGGGTTTATCCCGGGTATGGTTGGTCAGTTATATCAGCAGTTTGCGATTACGATTGCTGTATCGGTATTGATTTCAGCTTTTATCGCTTTATCATTAACTCCGGCGTTGTGTTCGTTGTTGTTAACGCCAATGAACCTGACAAAAGATTCAAGAGGATTGAACAAGTTCTTCTTTAAATTTAACGGGTGGTTTGCAAGAGTAACCAACAGGTATTCGAATGGGGTTAAATGGGCTTTGAAAAAAGCACCTTTAGTGATGATTATCCTGGCTTGTATTTATGTAGGTACAGTTGGTTTATTTATTAAAAAACCTTCAGGATTTATTCCGAATGAGGATGCTGGTATTTTTATTATGGGGGTGACCTTGCCAGAAGGTGCATCAGCGGTTCGTACCAATGCGTTTATCAAAAGGATTACTGATTCTATACAAACAAACATTCCTGAGGTTAAGAATATCACTTCTGTAAGTGGTATTAATATTCTGAACAGGTCATTCAAATCGAATGCGGGTACTTTCTTTGTACAGTTGAAAAACTGGGATGATCGTAAAAAGGACGTAGCTACAGTTTTAGGCGAAGTTTCTAAAACATTTGCTGGTGATAAGGACGGAAGTGTGCTTGCAGTGACACCGCCACCAATTCCTGGTTTGGGTATCAGTGGAGGTTTCTCGATGCAGATTCAGGAAAAACAAGCTGGTGATATCAAGAAGTTTGAGGGGGTTGTAGGTAAGTTCCTGGCTGCTGCGAACCAGCGTCCGGAAATTGGATTTGCTTATACGCTGTTTAATGCGAGAACGCCGAATTATCAGCTTCATGTTGATCGTGATAAGGTGAAAAGGATGGGCGTTTCTATCGGAGCGGTATATAGTACGATTTCTGCTTATCTGGGTAGTAGTTATATCAATGACTTCACGAAATACGGACGTAGTTTCCGGGTAGTTTCTCAGGCGGATACGAATTTCCGTAGCAGCATTGAAAACTTAAATCAGATTTATGTAAATAATAGTGTTGGAACACCTGTACCTCTAAGTGCTTTTGTTTCTTACAAGATGACTGAAAATGCGTCTATTATTAATCACTATAATATGTTCAGGTCGATTGAGATTGGGGGAGCTGCAAGACCTGGAAGAAGTTCTGGTGATGCGTTACAAGCCTTAAGAGAGGTTGCTGCACAGACTTTACCACAGGGTTATACTTATAACTTCTCTGGTTTAAGTTTGGAGGAAACTGAGGCTGGTAACAGTACGACACTTATTTTCGGTTTGATTGTGGTGTTTGTATTCTTATTATTGGCTGCATTATATGAGAGCTGGTCAGTTCCTTTCTCTATTTTATTAGCGGTTCCACTGGGACTATTCGGAGCGATCCTTGCCTTGATATTCTTACCAAAACTGGATAATAATATTTATGCACAGGTTGGTCTGATCACGCTGATTGGTTTATCTGCTAAGAATGCGATTCTGATCGTCGAGTTTGCAAAGGAACGTGTGGATTGGGG
- a CDS encoding TolC family protein, translating to MKPHKLILMMLVCIPALLPGLGFAQTTVREQPTLSNATLQECIDYALSNKPGVQQALIDEEIGERDIKSALSGWLPQINGTGTANHNFKQQSQILTTNGQSSLLTFGGKNTSSFVLQADQQFLNAGLIQASKSAKFYRQQYKQSTENTKISTIVDVSKAFYDVLTSKEQLNIIAENIARQEKQLKDAKAQYDAGLVDKTDFQRAQISLSNSQADRKRTDELLKYKYAYLRELIGYSAEKPFGLSFTSRDMENDVMIDTTQLLNYQNRVEYRLLETQRSLQKITTSYNKWAYSPTLSGFINYGWNYQNNSLSNLYDQNFPSSVVGLKLSVPIFLGGKRTQEIRKSQLQERKIDLDLVNTKNKINTQYEQAIATYKANLNDLNTNKANVEISKQVYNTIKLQYDEGIKTYLDLTTSETDLRTAQINYLNSLYNLLSSKLDVKQALGIITVNQ from the coding sequence ATGAAACCTCACAAATTAATTTTAATGATGCTCGTCTGCATACCAGCTCTTCTGCCAGGACTGGGATTCGCCCAGACGACAGTTAGAGAGCAGCCGACGCTGAGCAATGCAACCTTGCAGGAATGTATTGATTACGCTTTAAGCAATAAGCCTGGGGTACAACAAGCACTGATTGACGAAGAGATTGGAGAGCGGGATATCAAATCAGCGTTATCTGGTTGGTTGCCTCAAATTAATGGTACTGGAACAGCAAACCATAATTTTAAGCAGCAGTCTCAGATATTGACTACAAACGGACAGTCTTCTTTACTAACTTTTGGTGGTAAGAACACTTCATCTTTTGTATTGCAGGCTGATCAGCAGTTTTTAAATGCCGGATTGATCCAGGCCTCGAAATCTGCTAAGTTTTACAGACAACAGTATAAGCAAAGTACAGAAAATACAAAGATCAGTACTATTGTTGATGTTAGTAAAGCGTTTTATGATGTACTGACCAGCAAAGAGCAATTGAATATCATTGCAGAGAATATTGCCAGACAGGAAAAACAGTTAAAGGATGCTAAGGCGCAGTATGATGCTGGTCTTGTTGATAAAACTGATTTTCAAAGAGCTCAGATTAGTTTAAGCAACTCTCAGGCTGACAGAAAAAGGACCGATGAGTTATTGAAATATAAGTATGCTTACTTAAGAGAGTTAATTGGGTACAGCGCTGAGAAGCCTTTCGGTCTATCTTTTACTTCAAGAGATATGGAGAATGATGTCATGATAGACACTACTCAATTGTTAAACTATCAAAACCGTGTGGAATACCGTTTGCTGGAAACACAGAGAAGCTTGCAAAAGATTACAACAAGTTATAATAAATGGGCCTATTCTCCTACACTTTCTGGTTTTATCAATTACGGATGGAATTACCAGAATAACTCGCTGAGCAATTTATATGATCAGAATTTCCCAAGTTCGGTTGTTGGATTGAAATTATCGGTGCCAATCTTCCTTGGAGGAAAACGGACGCAGGAAATCAGAAAATCGCAGTTACAAGAGCGTAAGATTGATCTTGATTTAGTGAATACGAAAAACAAGATCAATACGCAGTATGAGCAGGCAATCGCTACATATAAAGCAAATCTGAACGATTTAAATACGAATAAAGCGAATGTTGAAATTTCAAAACAGGTTTACAACACGATCAAGCTTCAGTATGATGAAGGGATTAAAACCTACCTGGATCTGACAACATCAGAAACTGACCTTCGTACTGCACAAATTAATTATCTGAATTCATTATATAACCTCCTTTCGTCAAAATTAGACGTAAAACAAGCATTAGGGATAATCACCGTAAACCAATAA
- a CDS encoding TetR/AcrR family transcriptional regulator, with product MNVQLEDTSGKRVAVLNSTLALIKEHGFHGAPMSLIAKHAGVAAGTIYHYFDSKETLILELYVHVKDKLALAISAGDDPEKPYKDRFFNLMINQFNFYVENEDSLFFLEQYMSSPFAKNFPECDSQLFADKVITLFQYGIENAHFRNIDSRLLAPTIKGTLVAAATFQLSEQIVFSQEDILEVVSIIWDGVKRQ from the coding sequence ATGAACGTTCAATTAGAAGATACTTCCGGAAAACGTGTCGCTGTCCTAAACAGTACACTCGCTCTGATCAAAGAGCATGGCTTCCATGGCGCCCCCATGAGTTTAATTGCTAAACATGCTGGTGTTGCTGCTGGCACTATATATCACTATTTCGATTCCAAAGAAACCCTCATTTTAGAGCTTTATGTTCATGTGAAGGATAAGCTGGCATTAGCGATATCTGCTGGTGATGACCCTGAAAAGCCCTATAAAGACCGGTTTTTCAATTTGATGATCAATCAGTTTAATTTCTATGTAGAGAATGAGGACTCTCTTTTTTTTCTCGAGCAGTATATGAGTTCTCCTTTTGCCAAGAACTTTCCTGAGTGTGATAGTCAACTATTTGCAGACAAGGTGATTACATTGTTTCAATATGGCATAGAAAATGCTCACTTCAGAAATATTGACTCGAGGCTGCTTGCCCCGACGATCAAAGGGACGCTTGTTGCCGCTGCAACTTTCCAGTTATCTGAGCAAATTGTGTTTTCTCAGGAAGATATTCTCGAAGTAGTCAGCATCATATGGGATGGAGTTAAAAGGCAATAA